From the genome of Hymenobacter gelipurpurascens:
GCGTTTTACCAGGCTATCCTTCGGGAACACGCCCGGCAGCTGGAGCAGCAGGCGGGGCGCCCCTTGGCCGGTGTGCCGGTGGTGGTTTCGGGCATGGCCAGCTCTACTATTGGTATGCTGGAACTGGCCTACAAGCCGCTGCCCTTCGCCGCCGATGGCTCCGACCTCGCCACCCAGCTCCTGCCCGCAACCGCCGAGTTCCCCTATCCGGTGCTGCTGATTTCGGGCGTACAGTCCGACGACGACGTGATGCGGGGTGAGGAAACCCAGCTGGTGGGCTGTGGCTTCGCGGATATCGCGGCGGCGCAACTGTTCCTGCACCCCGGCACTCACGCCAAGCACGTGCTGGTGCAGCAGGGCCAGGCGGTATCCTTCAAGACTTACATGACCGGCGAGTTTTTCTCTCTGCTTTCCAAAGAGAGTATTCTGGCCGCCGCCGTAGAGCCCGCCGAGGATGTGCAGCTTCCGGCCCACGCCCAGGCCTTTGAGCAAGGCATTCGGGACAGCCAAACGGGCAACCTGCTGCACAACGCGTTTCTGGTGCGAACGGCCCGTTTGTTTGAAAAGCGCTCTAAGCCAGAAAATTTCTTCTACCTGAGTGGCCTACTGATTGGCTACGAGCTTCAGAACTTTCCCGCGGAATTTAGAGGGGCCATCACGCTGGCCGGCGAAACCGCTCTGGTGCACTCCTACGAAGCCGCATTGCGCCTGCTGGGCATCACGGAAAGAGTGGCCTCGGTAACGATTAAGGGCGCGGAAGAAGTAACCCTGCGGGGCCAGGCCGCAGTGCTGCAGCGGCTCCAGGAAACCGCTCCTGCTTCCTTCAGTGCAGCGAAATAATACGGCCCTTGCCTCGCCTTATGCCTGTGAGTCTGGGAAGTGGCAACGGCTCCGGTACCGTGGGGCAAGTGCGCACAACCGCCGGCTTGGCTTGGGGGTGGCCTAGGCTTCTGAGGGCCGCCAATAAGTGCCAGGCCTCTAACATCCGCAGCGAAGTCACTAGCTATATAACAAACAGAATATCTGTTATTTAAACATGATATAAGTCAGCAACTGCAGTTAATATTCCTCATTCCTATCCTTCGGGTGGGCATCTACCTTGCTTATGTAAACTGCCCGGCCACGCGCTGTGCCGGGCATAAACTACGCATGCCATGAGCCCCCAGTCTGCTACCATTTCTACTACCGATGACCGCTTGGCGGACACCGACATCACGGACGCTATTGAACTGCTGTTTCTGCTGCAGAAAGGGGTGACTTCCCAACTCATTGATGTGCGGACCCACGAAGGTATTGTGGAGCTGACTGGTTTCACGAGTTGCCTGCTTTCGCGAGAACGGGCCGAGGAAATGGCCAAAGCCGTGCGCGGCGTGCGCGGCGTCATCAACGAGCTTGAAATCCGGACTCCTGATATTCCGGACGAGGAGCTGCTGCACAGCGTGGAGCAGGCCCTGAAGCAGGACCCTGCCACCCGGGAGTATAACGTGCGCTGCCAGGCTTGCGAAGGCCGCGTGACGGTGGAAGGCACGCTTCAATCGTGGGCGGAGCAGCAGTTGGTGCTGCAGGTGCTGAAGAGCGTGCGCGGCGTACGCGAAATCGAGAAACGCCTCAACACCCGCGACGAGGACGTGACCAATTCCGACAAGGAAATTAAGACCCAGCTCCTGGAGCTGCTGGAATGGGATATTCGTGTAAAGCCCGACCTGATTACCATTCAGGTAAACCAGGGCGTGGTTACCCTGACCGGCACCGTAGGCACCCCCACCGAGCACGACCGGGTGGTGGCCACCGCGTATCTGGTAGGAGCTACGCAGGTAGATGCGAGCAACCTGTTTGTGGCGCAGTGGGCCATGGAAAAAACCTTGCGCCGCCAGCAGTTCACCGTCAAGGCCGACGAAGAAGTGGCCCAGGCCGTGCGCGATATTCTCAGCCACGATCCGCGCGTGCGCGCGTTCAACCCTATTGTGCATGTGCGCGAAGGCGTGGTTACGCTGGCAGGCACCGTGAGTAATCTGCGCGCCCGGCAAGCCGCCGAGCAGGATGCTTACAACGTGGTGGGCGTACGGGAGGTGCACAACCTGCTGCTGGTGCGCATCTACCTTCCCTCCCCCGATGCCAGCATCAAGCAGCATATCCGGGCAGTGCTGGCGGCCGATGCCTACGTAGGCCAGTACAACTTCCGGGTGAACGTGAGCAACGGCAAGGCGCACCTGTACGGCACCGTTTGCTCCCACTACGACCAGCAGCGGGCCGCCGATCTGGCCTCGAGCGTGCTGGGGGTGGTAGAGCTGATCAACTGGACACAGGTGGGGGCTTCCCGCGAGGTTGTATTGACTAAAGCGGCCTCTATCAGTAGCAAAACCACCACGCCCCCGGCCAGCCTCGACCCCGACCAAGTGCTGGAACAGCGCCTGCGCAACCGCTACTATTGGTCGGCGCTGCTGCACAACCAGGAGATTGACCTGACGGTGCGCAAGGGCCGCGTGACGCTTACCGGCACGGTAGATTCTCGTCTGGAACGCCAGCAGGCCGCCACCGAAGCCATAGTATGTGGCGCCCGCGAAGTAAACAACCATCTACATCCTACTCACTCCTGAGCTCCGTCCTACCTGCTCCGCCGGCTGCATCTCTCCCATGCCCGGTCTGGCGGGGCAGGTTTCACGGGGGCCTTGGGGTGTTCAACGTCCTTACCGGCCATGTACCAGCCCACCTCTTCCCGCACCTACACGCGCTACCCGGTTCCGGCGGCCACACCGGGTCGTTTGGCCCGCCGCCTGAGTGGTATGCTCCCGACTGACTATGACTTTAGCCGTGACACGCTGACGGAAGAAGAAGGCCGCGCCCGCAACAGTCAGGCCTACCCCGGCTATTGCTAAGCCAGTAGCTGCACAGGTGGCCTACGCGCCGGCTGCCCATCCATTCTCCGACTTTATTCCTTCTCTGCCATGCCTACTCCTGCTCTTGTTGTCCTCACCGATTTCTTCGCAGTCTCCAACCGCGCCCTTTCCTACGCTGCCGGCCTGGCGCTGCCTCTGCAGGCCCACCTGGTGCTGCTGCACGTACGCCACGATGGGCTGCTCTCGCTCGATAGCTACGCCAGGCACCACGAAGGCCCATTGGATGAGCGCCACACAAAGCAGGCGCTGCATAAGCTGGCCAAAAATCAGCCGGTACCAGCTCAGGTGGAGGTTTCGGATGAATTTCTGCCCGATGCAGTAGCAGAGGCCGTGCACCATCACCACCCGGAGCTATTGGTGCTTGGCCGCCCTGGCACCTCTACCACGCCGGAAGAGGTGGTAACCAGCGCGGCGCTAGACCTACTGCGGCGCGTACCCTATCCGCTCCTGATTGTGCCTACTGTAGGCTGGGATTCATTTCCGCCGCGCCGGCTGGCTTTGGCCATAGATGGCGAGCCGTTTACCCTCTACGAAAATCAGTACATAGTGCAGCACCTGCTGGCAAGCACGAAGGGCACCCTGCATATTATTCATGTGGCCAATAAGCTGGAGCAGGACCACGACCCCGAGCAGCTGGTGCGGATGGTACGCGGGGCCGGCTTGGGCGATACGCTCACGCGGGAGCAAGTAGTGGTGGTACCTGGCCTACGTCCTGCGCAGGGCATTCAGCAAGCCGCCGGCGAGCTAAACGCCGACATGTTGATTGTGGTGGCCCGCCGGCATAACCTGCTGAGTAGCCTGTTTCATCGGAGCGTAACGGCCCAGCTCATCAGCGAAAGCGCCATTCCGGTTCTTTTGCTGCCCTCGCAGGACTAGCGCCTGCCGTCATTATTGTGGTGCGCCGGTTCCCCATCGTTTCTGCTGAAACAGGATGGGTGGCCGGCGCACTTGCTGTAGCCCTGGCCTAGGAGCCTACAATAGAGTACCTTCATCTTACTGCTTACCTGATTGTTAACCGACGCTATGCTTATCCCTACCGAATCTACATCGGCAGCTACGGCTTCTTCAGGCAGCAGCGGGCTCAGCGAGGCGGAGGCGCAGAAACGGCTCCTGCAGTATGGTCCCAACTCTGTAGAAACGGCCGTTCAGGAAAGCGCGTGGCGGGTGTGGCTGCGGCAGTTTCGGAGCCTGATAGTTGCAGTATTGGGCGCGGCGGCCGTCTTTTCATTTGCCTTTCAGGAGCAGGCCGAGGGTTACGCTATTCTGGCCGTTATCGTGCTCAATGCCATCATTGGGTTCTGGCTGGAATGGAATGCCCAAACCTCCATGACGGCCCTGCGGCGTATGGGCATCAGCCCGGCGCGCGTACTCCGCAACGGACAGGTGAAGGCTATACCTTCCGATCAAGTAACTATCGGCGACGTGCTGCTGGTAGAAGCCGGCGAGGTAGTAGCCGCCGATGCAGAGCTGTTTGAGGCCCAGCAGCTCCAGGTCAACGAATCGGCCCTCACCGGCGAATCGATGCCCGTAAGCAAAGCGCTACTGAGTGAGCCGCCCGCGGAAACCGTGCCGCTGGCCGAACAAGTAAACCGCCTATTTAAGGGCACCGCCGTGGTGAATGGTACCGGTCGCGCCTTCGTGACGGGGGTGGGCAGCGGCACCCAGCTGGGTACTATTACGGAGCTGGTGCAGCAGGCCCAGCACACCGCCACGCCGCTGGAAGCTAAGCTCAACCGCTTGGCCCGGCAGCTGGTCATCATCACGATAGGCCTGGCAGCGCTGTTTGTGGTGGCGGGTTTGCTGGAAGGCAAGTCGGCGTATCTGCTGATCAAAACGGCCATTGTGCTGGCCGTAGCCGCAATTCCGGAGGGCATGTCGATTGTGGCCACGCTCGCCTTGGCCTACGGCATGCTGCGCCTGGCCCGGCGCAACGTGCTGGTGAAGCGCCTCGCGGCCGTAGAAACCTTGGGCGGCACCGACGTTATTTTCACGGATAAAACCGGCACGCTCACGCAAAACCAGATGGCGGTGCATACGGTATGGCTGCCGGAAGGGCGGGTAGAATTTACGCCCGGCGAAACCGAAATTGCGCCGGATCTTTTGCGCAGTACCGCCTACCAACAGCTGCTACACGTGGCCGTGCTTTGCAACAATGCCACTTTCTCGCCCGAGAACCTGGATGCCGCCCTCGGCGACCCACTGGAAGTGGCGTTGCTCTCTTTGGCCCACTCCAGCCGCTTCGATGTGCCGGCCGTGCAGGCCAAGGCCCGCCGCCTGGCCGAGCAGCCTTTCAACTCCGATACGCGCCTGATGGCTACCCTGCATCATCACGACCACAGGCAGGCCTGGGTAGCCGTGAAAGGTGCCGCCGAGGAAGTTCTGGCCCATTGCACCTTCATACAGACCGCCGAGGGAAACCACGCCTTTGAGCCTTCGGAACACGCCTTGTGGCTGCGCCACGCCGAGGAGCTGGCCCAGCGTGGCCTACGCACGCTGGCCCTGGCCTACCGCGGGCTGGCGGCAGAAGAACAACCCGACTGGGCCCACGAGCTGATATGGCTAGGCCTGGTGGCTTTTCTGGATCCGCCGCGCCCCGAAGTAATTCCGGCCCTGGACGCGTGCCGGCAAGCAGGCATCCGGGTGATTATGGTAACCGGCGACCATCCGGCCACGGCCCTGACGGTGGCCCGCCAAGTGCATCTGACGACTAGCGAAGACCAAACCGCCGTTACGGGTGCGCAACTCGCCGAGCTGTTAGCACAAGCCAACAACGAGGGCCTAGAGCAGTTGCGGAAGGCCGCGGTATTTGCACGCGTGAGTCCGGCCCAAAAGCTCGACCTGATTAGCCTGTACCAGCAACATGGCCACATAGTAGCCATGACGGGCGACGGCGTAAACGACGCTCCGGCCCTGAAGAAGGCCGATATTGGGGTGGCTATGGGCCTGCGGGGTACGCAGGTGGCCAGCGAAGCCGCCGCCCTGGTGTTGCGCGACGACTCCTTTGCCTCCATAGTGGTGGCAGTGGAGCAGGGGCGCATCATCTTCAGCAACATTCGTCGGTTTGTGCTGTACTTGGTTTCCTGCAACCTGAGCGAGATACTGGTAGTGACGGCGGCGGGCCTGCTGGGCCACGGCCTGGGCCTATTGCCGCTCCAGATTCTGTTTTTGAACCTGCTTACGGATGTATTTCCGGCCCTGGCGCTGGGGGTTGGCAAAGGAAGTTCGCACGTGATGCAGCACCCGCCCCGCGACCCCCAGGCCCCCGTGATGCGCCCCGGCGACTGGCGACTGGCCACCGCCTACGCAGCCCTGATGACGGTAGCGCTGCTGGGCAGCTTCTATGTAGGCCACCACCTCTATGGCCTCTCGGCTGAAGTCGGCAACAACATCCTGTTCTATGGCCTAGCGGCCTCGCAGTTGCTGCACGTGTTCAATATGGCCAGCATCAGCACCCCCCTCCGCGACAACGACGTGCTGCGCAACCGCTATGTGTGGCTAGCGCTGGCCCTGTGCAGTGGCCTGCTGCTGCTCACGTATTTCCTGCCTGCGCTCCGAGAACTGCTGGGCATAGCGCCGCTGCACTTCTTCGAATTGTTGCTGATAGTGGTGCCGGCTGTGGCCGTACTGGTGCTGGGCCAGCTGCTGGGGTACTGCCTGAGCCGGTGGCAACGAGTGGCCTAGCGGGCTACGGCAGTATCATGGGCAGCGCGGGCCTGACGTTTCTGCTGACGCTTGAGGTAGCCGCGCACCAGAAAGTTGTGCTGCAGGGCCGTCATGGTTTGGTTGAAGCCGGCCGTACCTTCCTCCACGTGGCGCATGCTCTGGCGCATCTGGCGGCTGAAGGTAGTATCGGTGAGGAGCGTGTTGAGTGGGCCGGCGCCGGTGCTTACCTGCCGTTTCAGGTGGGCCACGGTGCGGGCTAGCGTATCGGAAGTACCGGCGAGCTGGCGCGTGGCGTGGCCTAGCTGGCCGGCAAAGGCCGTATCCGTAAGCAAATAGCCCGCCGGGCCCCGCCCCTGCCCGATGCCCTTCGTGAGCTGATGCAGCTCCCGTGAAGACTGCTCCAGCTCGGCAGTGGCCCGCGCCGCGTGGCCCATGGTCTGGCGCAGATTGCCAGCCATGTCCTTATCATCCAGCAGCGCCCAGAGCGCCTCACTCCCATTGAGCTTTTGCGTTATCTGGCGCAGATCCTGGGTGATGCCGATAAGGTTTTTGCTGGATACATTCAGTGTACCCAGCATGCCTTCCAACGACACGGGCACTTTGGTAGGCAGCACGTCGCCGGGCTCTATGGAGGGCGCCGGCGTGGCGGCAGCCGTCAGGTTCACAATAGTGTTGCCCACCAGCCCATCGGTGCCGATGGAGGCAATAGCGTTCTTTTTCACAAACGGCTGCACGTCGCGGTTTAGGTTCATGACTACGCGCACGGTGCTGTCGTTGAGGATGCGGATATCGCGCACGGTACCCACCGGAATACCTGCCAGGCGCACATTGTTGCCCTTCAGCAACCCCGAGACGTTCCGGAAATCGGCCTGCACCTGCAAAGAGGAGCTGAACAGGTTCTGCTTCCGCCCCAGCAGAAACAGAATCGCCATCAGGCAAGCCATGCCCACCAGCACAAACAAGCCCAGCCGAATATTATTACCGGCGCTGCGTTGGGTCATAACGATGGGGTTTGAAAGAAGTAGGCCTGACAGCAATTGGCTGCCTCAGGCAAAAAACTCATGAATACTCGGGTCATCGCGCTGCTCCAATTGCTGGTAGGTGCCCTCGGCGTAGCAGCGGCCCTGCACCAGCAGGGCCACGCGGTCGGCGGTGAGGCGCACGCAGTTCATATCGTGGGAGATGATGAGGGCCGAGGCGTTGTATTTCTGCTGCACCTCCCGGATCAGCTCGTCTATTTCGCGGGCCGTTACGGGGTCTAGGCCAGTGGTAGGCTCATCGTAAAGCAGAATTTCGGGCCGCAGAATGAGGGTGCGGGCCAGGGCAATACGCTTGCGCATCCCGCCTGATAGCTCGGCGGGCATCATATCAGCGGTGTGCGCCAGGCCTACATCTTCCAGCACCTGGCCTACCAACTCATCTTCCTCGTCGCGGCGGTGTGCCAACCAGTGCCGCCGCAACGGAAACAGCAGATTTTCGCGCACCGTCATGGAGTCGTAGAGGGCATTACTCTGAAACAGAAACCCCACTTTGGCCCGCAGCAAATCCAGCTCAGAGTGGCCTAGCGCCGATACATCCTGGCCTAGCACCCTGACGGTGCCCGCATCTACGGGCAGCAGACCAATGATGCACTTGATCAGGACTGATTTGCCGGAGCCGGACTTGCCCAGCACCACCACGTTCTCGCCGCGGTGCAGCGCCAGGGAAAAGTCCTGCAGCACATGGTTATCGCCGAACGACTTGCTCACGTGCTCCACCGAAAGCACCATTTCGGGAGCAACAGTGGGGCCGGCAGCAGGCGCAGAAGTCGGTTCGGGAAGCATTATGT
Proteins encoded in this window:
- a CDS encoding MlaD family protein, with translation MTQRSAGNNIRLGLFVLVGMACLMAILFLLGRKQNLFSSSLQVQADFRNVSGLLKGNNVRLAGIPVGTVRDIRILNDSTVRVVMNLNRDVQPFVKKNAIASIGTDGLVGNTIVNLTAAATPAPSIEPGDVLPTKVPVSLEGMLGTLNVSSKNLIGITQDLRQITQKLNGSEALWALLDDKDMAGNLRQTMGHAARATAELEQSSRELHQLTKGIGQGRGPAGYLLTDTAFAGQLGHATRQLAGTSDTLARTVAHLKRQVSTGAGPLNTLLTDTTFSRQMRQSMRHVEEGTAGFNQTMTALQHNFLVRGYLKRQQKRQARAAHDTAVAR
- a CDS encoding BON domain-containing protein, with the translated sequence MSPQSATISTTDDRLADTDITDAIELLFLLQKGVTSQLIDVRTHEGIVELTGFTSCLLSRERAEEMAKAVRGVRGVINELEIRTPDIPDEELLHSVEQALKQDPATREYNVRCQACEGRVTVEGTLQSWAEQQLVLQVLKSVRGVREIEKRLNTRDEDVTNSDKEIKTQLLELLEWDIRVKPDLITIQVNQGVVTLTGTVGTPTEHDRVVATAYLVGATQVDASNLFVAQWAMEKTLRRQQFTVKADEEVAQAVRDILSHDPRVRAFNPIVHVREGVVTLAGTVSNLRARQAAEQDAYNVVGVREVHNLLLVRIYLPSPDASIKQHIRAVLAADAYVGQYNFRVNVSNGKAHLYGTVCSHYDQQRAADLASSVLGVVELINWTQVGASREVVLTKAASISSKTTTPPASLDPDQVLEQRLRNRYYWSALLHNQEIDLTVRKGRVTLTGTVDSRLERQQAATEAIVCGAREVNNHLHPTHS
- a CDS encoding cation-translocating P-type ATPase; this encodes MLIPTESTSAATASSGSSGLSEAEAQKRLLQYGPNSVETAVQESAWRVWLRQFRSLIVAVLGAAAVFSFAFQEQAEGYAILAVIVLNAIIGFWLEWNAQTSMTALRRMGISPARVLRNGQVKAIPSDQVTIGDVLLVEAGEVVAADAELFEAQQLQVNESALTGESMPVSKALLSEPPAETVPLAEQVNRLFKGTAVVNGTGRAFVTGVGSGTQLGTITELVQQAQHTATPLEAKLNRLARQLVIITIGLAALFVVAGLLEGKSAYLLIKTAIVLAVAAIPEGMSIVATLALAYGMLRLARRNVLVKRLAAVETLGGTDVIFTDKTGTLTQNQMAVHTVWLPEGRVEFTPGETEIAPDLLRSTAYQQLLHVAVLCNNATFSPENLDAALGDPLEVALLSLAHSSRFDVPAVQAKARRLAEQPFNSDTRLMATLHHHDHRQAWVAVKGAAEEVLAHCTFIQTAEGNHAFEPSEHALWLRHAEELAQRGLRTLALAYRGLAAEEQPDWAHELIWLGLVAFLDPPRPEVIPALDACRQAGIRVIMVTGDHPATALTVARQVHLTTSEDQTAVTGAQLAELLAQANNEGLEQLRKAAVFARVSPAQKLDLISLYQQHGHIVAMTGDGVNDAPALKKADIGVAMGLRGTQVASEAAALVLRDDSFASIVVAVEQGRIIFSNIRRFVLYLVSCNLSEILVVTAAGLLGHGLGLLPLQILFLNLLTDVFPALALGVGKGSSHVMQHPPRDPQAPVMRPGDWRLATAYAALMTVALLGSFYVGHHLYGLSAEVGNNILFYGLAASQLLHVFNMASISTPLRDNDVLRNRYVWLALALCSGLLLLTYFLPALRELLGIAPLHFFELLLIVVPAVAVLVLGQLLGYCLSRWQRVA
- a CDS encoding 2-dehydro-3-deoxygalactonokinase, which codes for MSVLSHFLSCDWGTSSFRLKLVELPGLRVVANQKSDEGNAATFEKWQQAKQPEQQRLAFYQAILREHARQLEQQAGRPLAGVPVVVSGMASSTIGMLELAYKPLPFAADGSDLATQLLPATAEFPYPVLLISGVQSDDDVMRGEETQLVGCGFADIAAAQLFLHPGTHAKHVLVQQGQAVSFKTYMTGEFFSLLSKESILAAAVEPAEDVQLPAHAQAFEQGIRDSQTGNLLHNAFLVRTARLFEKRSKPENFFYLSGLLIGYELQNFPAEFRGAITLAGETALVHSYEAALRLLGITERVASVTIKGAEEVTLRGQAAVLQRLQETAPASFSAAK
- a CDS encoding universal stress protein, with amino-acid sequence MPTPALVVLTDFFAVSNRALSYAAGLALPLQAHLVLLHVRHDGLLSLDSYARHHEGPLDERHTKQALHKLAKNQPVPAQVEVSDEFLPDAVAEAVHHHHPELLVLGRPGTSTTPEEVVTSAALDLLRRVPYPLLIVPTVGWDSFPPRRLALAIDGEPFTLYENQYIVQHLLASTKGTLHIIHVANKLEQDHDPEQLVRMVRGAGLGDTLTREQVVVVPGLRPAQGIQQAAGELNADMLIVVARRHNLLSSLFHRSVTAQLISESAIPVLLLPSQD
- a CDS encoding ABC transporter ATP-binding protein, yielding MLPEPTSAPAAGPTVAPEMVLSVEHVSKSFGDNHVLQDFSLALHRGENVVVLGKSGSGKSVLIKCIIGLLPVDAGTVRVLGQDVSALGHSELDLLRAKVGFLFQSNALYDSMTVRENLLFPLRRHWLAHRRDEEDELVGQVLEDVGLAHTADMMPAELSGGMRKRIALARTLILRPEILLYDEPTTGLDPVTAREIDELIREVQQKYNASALIISHDMNCVRLTADRVALLVQGRCYAEGTYQQLEQRDDPSIHEFFA